From a single Arachis hypogaea cultivar Tifrunner chromosome 3, arahy.Tifrunner.gnm2.J5K5, whole genome shotgun sequence genomic region:
- the LOC112790954 gene encoding 11-beta-hydroxysteroid dehydrogenase A, giving the protein MVVDEWILNILVPPTCIALLLFILPPYLLFKIIYYVLRSLLKENVAGKVILITGASSGIGEHIAYEYGRRGARLALVARRENRLKEVAQRAMALGSPHVITIPADVSILKDCQRFVDCTVNRFGRLDHLVNNAGVVPVCLFEHATDISNFAPAMDINLWGSAYATYFSIPHLRKSRGKIIAIASSAGWLPTPRMIFYNASKAAVISLYESLRTELGKDIGITIVTPGLVESEMTQGKFLSKDGQMVLDQEMRDVLVSLMPIRSVTEAAKSIVNSACRGDPYLTEPAWIRTTLYLQIFCPQLLEYLSRWTLISGTSERDTISKKLLHLSCLKKYLYPESVRNPTLQPN; this is encoded by the exons ATGGTTGTGGATGAATGGATCTTGAACATCCTAGTTCCACCTACGTGCATAGCTTTGCTCCTTTTCATTTTACCACCTTACCTCTTATTCAAGATTATCTACTACGTTCTGAGATCACTGCTTAAAGAGAACGTTGCAGGGAAAGTTATCCTTATAACTGGAGCTTCCTCAGGCATAGGCGAG CATATAGCATATGAATATGGAAGAAGAGGAGCGCGTCTGGCTCTTGTTGCTAGAAGAGAGAATCGACTGAAGGAGGTTGCACAAAGAGCCATGGCGCTTGGTTCTCCTCATGTCATTACCATTCCTGCAGATGTTTCCATACTCAAAGATTGTCAGCGGTTCGTTGACTGCACGGTCAACCGATTTGGACGAT TGGATCATCTGGTGAACAATGCTGGGGTTGTTCCTGTTTGCTTGTTTGAACACGCCACTGATATCAGTAATTTTGCACCCGCAATG GACATTAACCTGTGGGGTTCGGCGTACGCCACTTATTTTTCGATCCCACACCTCAGAAAAAGCAGAGGAAAGATCATAGCAATAGCTTCCTCGGCTGGATGGTTGCCTACTCCTAGAATGATATTCTACAAT GCAAGCAAAGCAGCAGTAATAAGCTTATATGAGAGTTTGAGGACTGAACTAGGAAAGGACATAGGAATAACCATAGTCACACCAGGGTTGGTCGAGTCAGAAATGACACAGGGCAAGTTCCTATCAAAAGATGGCCAAATGGTTCTTGACCAAGAAATGAGAGAT GTTCTGGTTAGTTTGATGCCCATAAGATCGGTGACGGAAGCTGCCAAGTCAATAGTGAATAGCGCCTGCCGTGGAGACCCGTACCTGACAGAACCAGCTTGGATTAGGACAACTTTGTATTTACAGATATTTTGCCCTCAACTACTCGAATATTTAAGCCGCTGGACCCTAATTTCAGGCACTTCTGAGAGGGACACAATTAGCAAGAAGCTCCTTCATTTATCATGCCTGAAGAAATATCTCTATCCTGAATCAGTCAGAAATCCCACGCTCCAACCCAACTAG